The following coding sequences are from one Capsicum annuum cultivar UCD-10X-F1 chromosome 3, UCD10Xv1.1, whole genome shotgun sequence window:
- the LOC107864210 gene encoding transcription factor GTE1: protein MDNTNGSTPDIPIQELNEKENAASAENFAQSVDEIVGKVDQLEQRLNDVEHFYSNTSKKQSNTPRGGPILKDKEKQISSFRRRQHDASRREAAGSKRMQELMRQFGTILRQITQHKWAEPFMEPVDVKGLGLDDYYEVIEKPMDFSTIKNKMEAKDGSGYKHVREICADVRLIFKNAMKYNEERNDVHVMARTLLGKFEEKWLQLLPKVDEEEKRRKEEEAEAQQDMQLAQEAAHAKMAKDLSIELDEVEMQLEELRDMVLQKCRKMSTEDRKKLGNALTKLSPEDLNKALLIVAQNDPTFQAAATEVELDMNAQSESTLWKLKFFVQDVLHAQGKSPMSSIKANNNNNSNLLHNNNNNKRRREICDALAKSSQKRSKK, encoded by the exons ATGGACAATACAAACGGTTCAACTCCTGACATACCGATACAGGAGCTCAATGAGAAAGAAAATGCTGCTTCCGCTGAAAATTTCGCACAAAGTGTTGATGAAATTGTTGGGAAGGTTGATCAG CTTGAGCAGAGACTGAATGATGTTGAGCATTTCTATTCCAATACTAGTAAAAAGCAGTCAAACACGCCAAGAGGTGGCCCTATTTTGAAAGACAAAGAGAAACAGATTTCTAGTTTTAGAAGACGGCAGCATGATGCATCACGTAGAGAAGCAGCTGGTTCCAAGAGAATGCAGGAGCTTATGCGCCAATTTGGTACTATATTACGTCAG ATCACTCAGCACAAGTGGGCAGAACCTTTTATGGAACCCGTGGATGTCAAGGGTCTTGGATTGGACGATTACTATGAA GTTATTGAGAAGCCTATGGACTTCAGTACTATCAAAAACAAGATGGAAGCAAAGGATGGTTCTGGCTATAAGCATGTCCGAGAGATATGTGCAGATGTTAGGCTAATATTTAAGAATGCAATGAAATACAATGAGGAAAGGAATGATGTTCATGTGATGGCGAGAACCTTGTTGGGCAAATTTGAGGAGAAATGGTTGCAGCTTTTACCCAAAGTTGATGAAGAG GAAAAACGGCGGAAGGAAGAGGAAGCAGAAGCCCAACAGGATATGCAGCTCGCTCAAGAGGCTGCTCATGCCAAAATGGCTAAAGATTTAAGTATTGAG CTTGATGAGGTGGAGATGCAACTGGAAGAACTCAGGGATATGGTGCTTCAGAAATGCAG AAAGATGTCAACGGAGGACAGAAAAAAACTTGGGAATGCACTCACAAAGCTGTCTCCCGAAGATCTTAATAAGGCACTATTGATTGTGGCACAGAATGATCCTACTTTCCAAGCAGCAGCAACAGAAGTGGAGCTCGACATGAATGCTCAG AGCGAGTCCACATTGTGGAAGTTGAAATTCTTCGTACAGGATGTGCTACATGCACAGGGAAAGAGCCCGATGAGCAGCATCAAAgcgaacaacaacaataacagtaATCTcctccacaacaacaacaacaacaaacgcAGAAGAGAAATTTGTGATGCACTCGCAAAATCCTCCCAAAAAAGGAGTAAAA